The following nucleotide sequence is from Candidatus Zixiibacteriota bacterium.
CCAGGTCGAAGCACGAATATAACACATGGAACCCGAAAGACAAGCATCCCAAAACGGTCCGCCCGCGCCGAATGGCCGCTCTGACCCGACACGATTCGCACGCCGCACCGGGACTGTCGCCGGGGCGACCATGCTCTCACGCGTGTTGGGAATCGTCCGTGAGCAGGTCATCGCCTATTATTTTGGTGCGGGGGCGATGGCCGATGTCTTTGTCGCCGCCTTTCGAATCCCCAATCTGTTACGTGACTTTCTGGCGGAGGGGGCATTCTCCGCTGCCTTTGTACCGACGTTTACTTCCACCCTCAGAACCGAAGGCAAGCAGGCCGCATTCGAACTCCTCAATCGCGTGCTGACAGTTCTGTCCCTGGGGTTGGCGTTCGTTTGCATCGTCGGGATCATCATCACACCGCAGATCGCCTGGGTTTTCTCCGGCGGCGAAGGCGATACGCCGGACAAGGTGGAACTGCTGGTGACGATGGCGCGCTGGATGTTTCCGTTTCTGTTGCTGGTCTCTTTGGCAGCGGCGTTGATGGGTGCGCTCAATGCCTTTGGGCACTTCGGGATGCCGGCACTGGCCCCGGCGGGGTTCAATGTCGGAGTGATCGGCGCTGCCGTCTTCGTGTCACCGCGGTTGGAGACGCCGGTGCTGGCGTTGGCGTGGGGAGTCCTCGCGGGTGGCTTGCTGCAATGGGCGACGCAGGCGGTGCTGCTTCATCGCATCGGATTTCGTATGCGGTGGCAGCGGGGCTGGCGCGATGCGCGTGTACGCACAGTGCTGCGATTGATGCTCCCGGCCGCCATCGGCGCGGCCGCGGTGCAAGTGAACGTACTGGCGATGACACGTTTCGCCTGGACGCTTGGCGACGGA
It contains:
- the murJ gene encoding murein biosynthesis integral membrane protein MurJ — translated: MEPERQASQNGPPAPNGRSDPTRFARRTGTVAGATMLSRVLGIVREQVIAYYFGAGAMADVFVAAFRIPNLLRDFLAEGAFSAAFVPTFTSTLRTEGKQAAFELLNRVLTVLSLGLAFVCIVGIIITPQIAWVFSGGEGDTPDKVELLVTMARWMFPFLLLVSLAAALMGALNAFGHFGMPALAPAGFNVGVIGAAVFVSPRLETPVLALAWGVLAGGLLQWATQAVLLHRIGFRMRWQRGWRDARVRTVLRLMLPAAIGAAAVQVNVLAMTRFAWTLGDGPVAYLNYAFRILFVPLGVFAVAAATVGLPRLSEQVAAGDEHDARETYARTLQTVFFLVLPTAIAFWLFGEMICAALYQRGQFSADDAYHTARALKYYAIGLPAMAAVRVTAPVFYAHKDTRTPMYCGVASILVNLVAMALLREPLGYAGLALAVAGSAVVQAGLLILLGQARHGPLRVRAVLGHCVVFAALGWLAVRIGEWMALRPSIQGLPLGIITVTLVAIATAGLVYIATTWMFGYRHLGAEFALRRR